From Struthio camelus isolate bStrCam1 chromosome 7, bStrCam1.hap1, whole genome shotgun sequence, a single genomic window includes:
- the PRLHR gene encoding prolactin-releasing peptide receptor has translation MDYKTREMMNSDNLTSQSFFSAFHSNASTLFSGLQFVQSFKPLLIPCYSLVVFIGIIGNYLLIYVICKTKKMHNVTNFLVGNLAFSDMLMCATCVPLTLAYAFEPRGWVYGRFMCYFVFLMQPVTVCVSVFTLTVIAVDRYYAMVHPFRRRLTIPICAYILAAIWLLSCTLAAPALVHTYHAEFPELDFSICEEFWFHMKRDRLAYAYSTLIITYVLPLAVISLSYLRISVKLKNRVVPGNVTQGQAEWDRARRRKTFRLLVLVVAAFGVCWLPLHIFNMIKDIDISLIDKQYFNFIQLLCHWFAMMSACTNAFLYAWLHDSFRGELKKMFAWKRKKIRPTTNCIMASVVL, from the coding sequence ATGGACTACAAAACAAGGGAAATGATGAATTCGGACAATTTAACCTCCCAGAGCTTCTTCTCTGCGTTTCATAGCAATGCCAGCACTCTATTCTCGGGGCTCCAGTTTGTTCAGTCCTTCAAGCCACTCCTCATCCCCTGCTACTCCCTAGTGGTTTTTATTGGCATCATTGGGAATTATCTTCTCATCTATGTTAtctgcaagacaaaaaaaatgcacaacGTCACCAACTTTCTGGTAGGCAATTTGGCTTTCTCAGACATGCTCATGTGTGCAACCTGTGTGCCCCTTACCCTTGCATATGCCTTTGAGCCCAGAGGATGGGTGTATGGGCGTTTCATGTGTTACTTTGTTTTCCTGATGCAACCTGTCACTGTGTGTGTCTCTGTCTTTACTTTGACTGTAATAGCTGTGGATAGGTATTATGCCATGGTGCACCCTTTTCGAAGGAGGCTCACAATCCCTATTTGTGCTTATATCCTGGCTGCTATTTGGCTGCTGAGTTGTACCTTGGCTGCCCCAGCCTTGGTCCACACTTACCACGCAGAATTCCCAGAACTGGACTTCTCCATCTGCGAGGAGTTTTGGTTCCACATGAAACGAGATCGCTTAGCTTATGCCTACAGCACTCTCATTATCACATATGTACTGCCTTTGGCTGTCATCTCCCTGTCCTACCTGAGAATCTCAGTCAAGCTGAAAAACCGAGTGGTTCCAGGCAATGTCACCCAAGGCCAAGCCGAGTGGGACCGAGCAAGGAGGAGAAAGACTTTTCGCTTGCTCGTCTTAGTGGTGGCAGCCTTTGgagtctgttggctgcctctgcaTATCTTCAACATGATAAAGGACATAGATATCAGCCTGATTGACAAGCAGTACTTCAACTTCATCCAACTGCTATGTCACTGGTTTGCAATGATGTCTGCTTGTACAAATGCCTTCCTGTATGCCTGGCTTCATGACAGCTTCAGGGGGGAGctgaagaaaatgtttgcttggaaaaggaagaaaattagacCCACTACAAACTGCATTATGGCCAGTGTAGTGCTGTGA